A window from Hymenobacter volaticus encodes these proteins:
- a CDS encoding phosphopantothenoylcysteine decarboxylase has translation MRVLVTAGPTYEPLDPVRFIGNHSTGKMGYALAEAFAATGAEVTLISGPTNLPDPVSPRIQTQRVETADQMYAAASAVAEAADVWVFAAAVADYKPAHVAENKIKKEGNTLTLELIKNVDIAATLGKTKRPEQFSVGFALETNNEEVNAREKLHRKNFNLVVLNSLRDAGAGFRVDTNKVTLLDAQGEMLIFEVKLKAAVAHDIVQAVLARLPREE, from the coding sequence ATGCGCGTCCTCGTCACGGCTGGCCCTACCTACGAACCACTTGATCCGGTGCGTTTCATCGGCAACCATAGTACCGGCAAAATGGGCTACGCCTTGGCCGAGGCGTTTGCCGCTACCGGCGCCGAGGTAACGCTTATCAGCGGGCCCACCAACCTGCCCGACCCTGTGAGCCCACGCATTCAAACGCAGCGGGTAGAAACGGCCGATCAGATGTATGCGGCCGCGTCGGCAGTGGCAGAGGCGGCCGACGTTTGGGTATTTGCAGCGGCAGTAGCGGATTATAAGCCCGCGCACGTAGCCGAAAACAAGATCAAGAAGGAAGGGAATACACTCACGCTGGAGCTAATCAAGAACGTGGATATTGCCGCTACCCTTGGGAAAACCAAGCGGCCCGAACAATTTTCGGTGGGTTTTGCGTTGGAAACAAACAACGAAGAAGTTAACGCCCGCGAGAAGCTGCACCGTAAGAATTTCAACTTGGTTGTACTCAATTCCTTGCGTGATGCTGGTGCTGGTTTTCGCGTTGATACCAACAAAGTAACCTTGCTGGATGCCCAGGGCGAAATGCTTATCTTTGAAGTAAAGCTAAAAGCCGCCGTGGCCCACGATATTGTTCAAGCTGTTCTTGCCCGCCTGCCCCGTGAAGAGTAA
- a CDS encoding outer membrane protein assembly factor BamD encodes MHSFRPTLFVLLLSTLLLGSCTGYQKLLKSGDVNKKYEAAIKYYDKGDFFKAGTLLEDLVPLLKGRPEAEKAQFYFANTNFRQRNYTLSSYYFKSFADTYPNSTYAEEASFLQAKSLFRDSPEYELDQTNTYSALETIQEFLNRYPSSTFRPEAENMSQELQKKLENKAYQGAKLYYDLRYYQSAVVALTNFQQQFPASAFNEEAEYLKISAQYDLARESVTEKQRERYLEVIAFYQHFVDTYPQSRNIKAAERMYTDATAQAAKLKPKEAAAAAN; translated from the coding sequence ATGCATTCATTCCGCCCAACTCTTTTTGTTCTCTTGTTGAGTACGTTGCTACTTGGCTCCTGTACTGGCTATCAAAAGCTGCTTAAGAGCGGCGACGTGAACAAGAAGTACGAAGCCGCCATCAAGTACTACGACAAAGGCGACTTTTTCAAAGCTGGTACGCTGCTCGAAGACCTAGTGCCGCTCCTGAAAGGTCGTCCGGAAGCGGAAAAAGCGCAGTTCTACTTCGCCAATACCAACTTCCGCCAGCGCAACTACACGCTTAGTTCCTACTACTTCAAGTCGTTTGCGGACACCTACCCGAACTCGACCTATGCCGAAGAAGCCTCATTCCTGCAAGCCAAGTCCTTGTTCCGCGACTCACCCGAGTACGAGCTGGACCAGACCAACACCTACTCGGCGCTAGAGACGATACAGGAGTTTTTGAACCGCTATCCAAGCAGCACGTTCCGCCCCGAGGCTGAGAATATGTCGCAGGAATTGCAGAAGAAGCTTGAGAACAAAGCCTACCAGGGCGCCAAGCTTTATTACGACCTCCGTTACTATCAGTCGGCCGTAGTGGCGCTAACCAATTTTCAGCAGCAATTCCCGGCCTCAGCTTTCAACGAGGAAGCTGAATACTTAAAGATTAGTGCGCAGTACGACTTGGCCCGGGAAAGCGTAACGGAAAAGCAGCGCGAACGGTACCTAGAAGTAATAGCTTTCTATCAGCACTTCGTAGACACGTACCCGCAGAGCCGCAACATAAAAGCAGCCGAGCGGATGTACACGGATGCAACCGCACAGGCAGCTAAACTCAAGCCCAAAGAAGCTGCCGCGGCTGCCAACTAG
- a CDS encoding DNA alkylation repair protein has protein sequence MTAAGLEAALHALADPARAILLQRFFKTKPGEYGAGDQFLGLTLPQQRQLAQQFRVLPLAEVEKLLASPWHESRQTALIVWTLQFPKAGPAGQRVIHERYLANRRFVNNWNLVDISCPMLVGTYLLDKDREPLYELAAEPQLWSQRMALVSTLAFIRKNQFADTFQIATQLLSHPHDLIHKAMGWMLREVGKRNEDALEEFLADHRGQLPRTALRYAIERLPPDRRQFHMRKV, from the coding sequence ATGACCGCCGCCGGCCTCGAAGCTGCCTTGCATGCCCTAGCCGATCCAGCCCGCGCCATTTTACTTCAGCGTTTTTTTAAAACGAAACCTGGTGAGTACGGCGCCGGTGACCAGTTTCTAGGTTTAACCTTGCCGCAGCAGCGTCAATTGGCCCAACAATTCCGGGTGCTGCCCCTGGCTGAGGTAGAAAAGTTATTAGCAAGTCCGTGGCACGAGTCCCGGCAGACAGCACTTATTGTCTGGACACTTCAGTTTCCGAAAGCAGGCCCTGCCGGGCAGCGCGTTATTCATGAAAGGTATCTGGCGAATCGGCGCTTCGTCAACAACTGGAATCTGGTAGACATCAGCTGCCCGATGCTAGTAGGCACGTATCTGCTCGACAAGGACCGGGAACCACTGTATGAGCTAGCGGCCGAACCGCAGCTATGGAGCCAGCGCATGGCGCTGGTTTCCACGTTGGCCTTCATCCGAAAGAATCAGTTTGCCGATACCTTTCAGATAGCTACTCAACTCCTCTCCCACCCCCACGATCTGATTCACAAAGCCATGGGATGGATGCTGCGCGAAGTGGGCAAGCGGAATGAGGATGCCCTAGAAGAATTCCTAGCCGACCACCGGGGCCAACTACCTCGCACAGCCCTACGCTACGCCATCGAGCGGCTCCCACCCGACCGGCGCCAGTTCCACATGCGTAAAGTTTAG
- the tilS gene encoding tRNA lysidine(34) synthetase TilS, which yields MLDQVRQYIEEHHLFSLTDDPLLVAVSGGQDSVVLADVLHRLGVQFAIAHCHFGLRGEEADADEQFVRKLAKKYDVPYFAEFFQTKAFAEQEGISTQMAARALRYEWFERLRQTQGLAYIATAHHQRDAAETMLLNLTHGTGLAGLHGIPPKNGYLVRPLLGIGKPELFEYLVENHLIWREDASNDSPVYQRNRLRQEVLPVLREINPNLDQTLQFTAERVGGAEEIVRRYVQDTAAQAQRTEEEVTYLNIAMLQRTAATTLVLHELLRPFGFSFPVVKDIIASFPAEPGRRFESPTHRLVKDRDQLVVTRKVLTKFGTHQIQAGQEVLKIDGLHLRLELHEATDLEIPRGKAVAALDADLLKFPLIVRPWQEGDWFMPIGMKGKKKLSDFLIDQKVPLNLKDNVFVLVSGDGKIAWVIGFRPDERFKVTEKTERVLVVKRM from the coding sequence ATGCTCGACCAAGTTCGCCAGTACATAGAAGAACACCATCTGTTCTCGCTCACCGATGATCCGCTGCTGGTAGCCGTAAGCGGCGGCCAAGATTCGGTGGTGCTAGCTGATGTCCTGCACCGGCTCGGTGTGCAGTTTGCTATTGCCCATTGCCATTTTGGGCTGCGGGGCGAAGAAGCGGATGCCGACGAGCAGTTTGTGCGCAAGCTGGCTAAGAAATACGACGTTCCCTACTTCGCCGAGTTCTTCCAAACCAAAGCCTTTGCCGAGCAGGAAGGCATTTCCACCCAAATGGCAGCCCGCGCTCTGCGTTACGAGTGGTTTGAGCGGTTACGTCAGACGCAGGGCTTGGCCTACATAGCCACCGCCCACCATCAGCGCGATGCTGCCGAAACCATGCTACTCAACCTCACCCACGGCACCGGCCTGGCAGGTTTGCACGGCATCCCGCCCAAAAACGGCTACCTCGTGCGTCCGCTGCTCGGCATCGGCAAACCCGAGTTGTTCGAGTATCTGGTGGAAAACCACTTGATCTGGCGCGAAGATGCTTCCAACGACAGCCCCGTGTACCAACGCAACCGCCTGCGCCAGGAGGTGCTGCCGGTGCTGCGCGAAATCAACCCCAACCTTGATCAGACGCTGCAATTCACGGCCGAACGGGTCGGCGGGGCCGAGGAAATCGTGCGCCGCTACGTGCAGGACACGGCCGCGCAGGCACAGCGCACTGAGGAGGAAGTAACTTACCTCAACATTGCCATGCTCCAACGCACGGCGGCCACTACACTCGTATTACATGAGTTGCTGCGGCCGTTCGGGTTCAGCTTCCCGGTGGTGAAAGACATCATTGCTTCCTTCCCTGCCGAGCCCGGCCGCCGCTTCGAGTCGCCAACGCACCGGCTGGTAAAAGACCGGGACCAGTTGGTAGTTACCCGTAAAGTCCTCACCAAGTTCGGCACCCACCAGATTCAAGCCGGCCAAGAGGTCTTGAAAATCGATGGACTGCACTTGCGCCTGGAACTGCACGAAGCAACTGACCTTGAGATTCCGCGCGGCAAAGCCGTAGCGGCCCTGGATGCTGATTTGCTGAAATTCCCGCTTATCGTGCGGCCCTGGCAGGAAGGCGACTGGTTTATGCCGATTGGGATGAAAGGCAAAAAGAAGCTGTCGGACTTCCTGATCGATCAGAAAGTACCGCTCAATCTCAAAGACAACGTGTTCGTGCTAGTTTCCGGCGACGGCAAAATTGCTTGGGTTATCGGCTTCCGTCCCGACGAGCGGTTTAAAGTGACCGAGAAAACCGAACGCGTGTTGGTAGTGAAGCGCATGTAA
- a CDS encoding rhomboid family intramembrane serine protease, with protein sequence MFRLTPTVRTLLIINVLVFFLQSQLGAQLTVMGALYPIGSVYFKPWQFVTYMFMHSGIGHLLSNMLGLVFIGASLEDVWGPKRFLTYWLICGVGAGVLYEGVRNYELYQMNVDRMAFHQEPSGVAFADFFREHLPNAGESYQQVAAQLQRTPNDQKLVSMATEAVDTIYDQSVNSPVAGMLGASGALFAVLFAFGYLFPQQTLFIFPIPFPIKAWLFVFLYTAYELYAGLHQTPGDNVAHFAHLGGMLIGFIVLKIWQRNGTHYG encoded by the coding sequence ATGTTCCGACTTACCCCTACTGTCCGCACCTTGCTTATCATCAACGTGCTGGTGTTCTTCCTGCAAAGCCAGCTTGGCGCTCAACTTACGGTGATGGGGGCCTTGTACCCAATTGGCTCGGTGTATTTCAAGCCATGGCAGTTTGTGACGTATATGTTCATGCACAGTGGTATCGGGCACTTGTTGTCCAACATGCTGGGCTTGGTGTTCATTGGGGCTTCTTTGGAAGACGTGTGGGGGCCTAAGCGTTTCCTGACGTATTGGCTGATTTGTGGTGTAGGAGCAGGCGTGCTTTACGAGGGAGTGCGCAATTATGAGCTGTACCAGATGAACGTAGACCGCATGGCATTTCACCAGGAGCCCTCAGGGGTTGCCTTCGCCGACTTCTTCCGCGAACATCTTCCAAACGCTGGCGAATCTTACCAACAGGTTGCCGCCCAACTCCAACGTACCCCCAACGACCAGAAGCTGGTTTCGATGGCCACAGAGGCCGTAGACACTATATACGACCAGTCGGTGAACAGCCCAGTAGCTGGGATGTTGGGTGCGTCGGGGGCTTTGTTTGCGGTGTTGTTTGCTTTTGGTTACTTGTTTCCGCAGCAGACTCTTTTCATCTTTCCCATCCCGTTTCCTATCAAAGCTTGGCTGTTTGTTTTCCTCTACACTGCCTATGAGCTATATGCTGGCTTGCACCAAACGCCCGGCGACAATGTGGCGCACTTTGCACATTTGGGCGGAATGTTGATTGGCTTTATCGTGTTGAAAATCTGGCAACGGAACGGTACCCATTATGGTTAA
- the mdh gene encoding malate dehydrogenase, with protein MKVTVVGAGNVGATCADVLATREIANEIVLVDIKEGFAEGKALDIWQKSPIIGYDSRTVGVTGDYSRTADSDVVVITSGLPRKPGMSRDDLISTNAGIVKTVTEQVVKYSPNAIIIVVSNPLDVMTYQAHLTSGLPREKVFGMAGILDTARYRAFLAEALNVSPKDIQAVLMGGHGDTMVPLPRYTTVGGIPVTELIGKAELDAIVQRTAVGGGELVKLMGTSAWYAPGAAAAQMVEAIVRDQRRVFPVCIELQGEYGINGVYLGAPVILGKNGIERVIELQLNDEEKAALETSRGHVKEVMDALDNMGKASA; from the coding sequence ATGAAAGTTACCGTAGTTGGGGCTGGCAACGTAGGCGCTACTTGCGCCGACGTATTAGCCACCCGCGAAATCGCCAACGAAATTGTTCTGGTTGACATCAAAGAGGGCTTCGCCGAAGGCAAAGCACTGGACATCTGGCAGAAATCTCCCATCATTGGCTACGACTCCCGTACCGTAGGCGTCACCGGCGACTACAGCCGCACCGCTGATTCCGACGTGGTAGTTATCACCTCGGGTTTGCCCCGCAAGCCCGGCATGAGCCGCGACGACCTGATTTCGACCAACGCCGGTATCGTGAAAACGGTGACGGAGCAAGTGGTAAAATATTCGCCTAACGCCATCATCATCGTAGTAAGCAACCCGCTCGACGTGATGACTTATCAAGCGCACCTCACCTCGGGCTTACCCCGCGAGAAGGTGTTTGGCATGGCCGGCATCCTCGATACGGCCCGCTACCGCGCCTTCCTGGCCGAGGCGCTCAACGTAAGCCCCAAAGATATCCAAGCCGTATTGATGGGCGGCCACGGCGACACGATGGTGCCCCTCCCCCGCTACACCACTGTTGGCGGCATCCCCGTTACCGAGCTGATCGGTAAGGCCGAGCTAGACGCCATTGTGCAGCGCACAGCTGTAGGTGGCGGTGAGCTAGTGAAGCTGATGGGTACTTCGGCTTGGTATGCTCCTGGTGCGGCCGCTGCCCAAATGGTAGAAGCCATCGTGCGCGACCAGCGCCGTGTGTTCCCCGTGTGCATTGAGTTGCAGGGTGAGTACGGCATCAACGGTGTGTATTTGGGCGCACCAGTTATCCTCGGCAAAAACGGCATCGAGAGAGTAATCGAGTTGCAATTGAACGACGAGGAAAAGGCGGCCTTGGAAACTTCGCGTGGCCACGTAAAAGAAGTGATGGACGCGCTGGACAACATGGGCAAGGCTTCGGCCTAG
- a CDS encoding flavoprotein: MSSSLEGRKILLGVCGSIAAYKAAHLVRLLAKAGAEVQVILTASAAAFVTPLTLGTLSKRPVLQGFLKDEQAGEWHNHVHLGLWADMLLVAPASANTVAHFAHGLCDSLLDAVYLSARCPVVLAPAMDLDMYAHPATTGNLARLRSYGNTILDSPAGELASGLSGPGRMLEPEDIVAALSELKMKDRG, encoded by the coding sequence ATGTCTTCATCGTTGGAAGGACGCAAAATTTTGCTTGGCGTATGTGGCAGCATCGCGGCTTATAAAGCTGCGCATTTGGTGCGGCTGCTTGCGAAGGCGGGTGCCGAAGTGCAAGTCATACTAACTGCCTCGGCTGCGGCTTTCGTTACGCCCCTTACGTTGGGTACGCTTTCCAAGAGACCCGTGCTTCAAGGCTTCTTGAAAGACGAGCAAGCCGGCGAGTGGCACAATCATGTGCACTTAGGGTTGTGGGCCGACATGTTGCTTGTGGCGCCAGCCTCGGCCAATACCGTAGCGCACTTCGCCCACGGCCTCTGCGATTCGCTGCTGGATGCCGTGTACTTGTCAGCCCGCTGCCCCGTGGTACTGGCTCCTGCCATGGACCTTGACATGTATGCTCACCCTGCCACCACTGGTAACCTGGCGCGGCTGCGTTCCTACGGCAACACCATTCTCGATTCACCGGCCGGCGAACTAGCCAGTGGCCTTTCTGGCCCCGGCCGCATGCTAGAGCCCGAAGACATAGTAGCAGCACTGAGCGAGCTGAAAATGAAGGATAGAGGTTAA
- a CDS encoding glycerophosphodiester phosphodiesterase: protein MSWALVLVACGSGAKPLPAGQQPLVIGHAGSGFLTPFNPFNPLPPSSLGGIEQALARGADGVEVDVQLSQDSVLMLYHDQKLESMTDGTGCIYEQPAAAVQKLEYKAGWFYDLWQDEHPITLQQLLDKLSKRPTLPYLHFDLHETNVCNPDQPLARAPALARALGRLLKNYSWPPDRLLVLTINPSSLAALRQALPTTPLGLEITDDFAGQLEVAKAEKVQAIVVKKDIITPENTAQAHAAGLQVVTFGGRAQGTVQRLIDCQPDAIEVDNVPTMLRLLGRK from the coding sequence ATGAGTTGGGCATTGGTGCTGGTAGCCTGTGGCTCCGGCGCGAAGCCCTTGCCCGCCGGCCAACAGCCGCTCGTTATTGGGCACGCCGGTTCGGGTTTCCTTACGCCATTCAATCCGTTCAACCCGCTGCCCCCAAGCAGCCTAGGGGGCATCGAGCAGGCCCTGGCCCGTGGCGCCGACGGCGTGGAAGTGGACGTGCAACTCAGCCAGGACAGCGTGTTGATGCTCTACCACGACCAAAAGCTGGAGTCGATGACCGACGGCACGGGCTGCATTTACGAGCAGCCAGCCGCCGCGGTGCAAAAGCTGGAGTACAAAGCTGGCTGGTTTTATGACCTGTGGCAAGACGAGCACCCCATCACGCTGCAACAGCTGCTTGATAAGCTTAGCAAACGCCCAACCTTGCCGTATCTGCACTTCGACCTGCACGAAACTAACGTCTGCAACCCTGACCAACCCTTGGCCCGTGCGCCAGCCTTGGCGCGCGCCTTAGGAAGACTCTTGAAAAATTACTCCTGGCCGCCCGATCGACTTTTGGTGCTTACCATCAACCCGTCGTCGTTGGCGGCGTTGCGCCAGGCCCTGCCCACTACGCCGCTAGGGCTGGAAATTACCGATGATTTTGCGGGGCAGTTGGAGGTAGCCAAGGCAGAGAAAGTACAGGCTATTGTGGTGAAGAAAGATATTATAACGCCGGAAAATACAGCGCAGGCGCACGCGGCAGGCCTACAAGTTGTTACGTTTGGAGGTCGCGCCCAAGGCACTGTCCAACGTCTTATCGATTGCCAACCCGATGCTATTGAAGTCGACAATGTGCCAACTATGCTAAGACTACTAGGCCGGAAGTAA
- a CDS encoding DNA-directed RNA polymerase subunit omega: protein MKTPSNVSASIVTRNMSEFAAETGNVYESIAVISKRANQLAVKLKEELNGKLAEFATTVDNLEEVFENREQIEISKHYERLPKPTNLAIEEFLEGKVYYRTPSEEEVTGNVAKAE, encoded by the coding sequence ATGAAGACCCCTAGCAACGTTTCTGCCTCTATTGTAACGCGCAACATGTCGGAATTCGCTGCCGAAACGGGCAACGTATACGAGTCAATTGCGGTTATTTCGAAGCGTGCCAACCAGTTGGCTGTTAAGCTGAAAGAAGAATTGAACGGCAAGTTGGCCGAGTTTGCTACCACGGTCGACAACCTAGAAGAGGTGTTCGAGAACCGGGAGCAGATTGAAATTTCCAAACACTACGAGCGTCTGCCCAAGCCTACCAACCTCGCCATCGAGGAATTCTTGGAAGGCAAAGTGTACTATCGCACTCCTTCGGAAGAAGAAGTTACTGGCAATGTTGCCAAAGCCGAGTAA
- a CDS encoding rhomboid family intramembrane serine protease produces the protein MSFINDIRTAFSRRDNALNQLLLINAIVFVVLILFGAVMFVTTGSSRQGLVLEWIAVPSEPMLLLTRPWTLLTYSFTHIGFFHILFNLLNLYWFGSLVREYLGDRKLVSLYVLGALAGVMLYLLAFNLLPVFQGRPSILYGASASVVAIIVGAATLLPDYTFSVILIGPVKIKYIAAVVVLVSLASLDKGNAGGEIAHLGGALLGFLYIKQLQRGRDLGTPVQAIGDWVGALLSGRPRLRVTHRGGSTTASAKKGPMPKPEQNDIDNILDKISRSGYESLSKDEKQKLFRASQK, from the coding sequence ATGAGTTTTATCAACGATATCCGTACTGCCTTCAGTCGACGCGACAATGCGCTCAATCAGCTGCTGTTGATTAATGCGATAGTGTTCGTCGTATTGATACTGTTCGGTGCAGTTATGTTCGTTACCACTGGCTCGAGTCGCCAGGGTTTGGTGCTGGAGTGGATTGCTGTGCCCTCGGAACCCATGCTGCTGCTCACTCGGCCCTGGACGCTTCTCACCTACAGCTTCACCCACATTGGGTTCTTTCACATCTTGTTTAACCTGCTGAACCTATACTGGTTCGGCTCTCTAGTGCGCGAGTATCTCGGCGACCGAAAGCTAGTTAGCCTCTATGTGTTGGGTGCACTGGCGGGCGTGATGCTGTATTTGCTGGCTTTTAATTTGCTGCCTGTTTTTCAGGGCCGGCCTTCCATTTTATATGGGGCTTCGGCTAGTGTGGTGGCTATCATCGTAGGTGCCGCGACGCTGCTGCCCGATTACACCTTTAGTGTCATTCTAATTGGGCCGGTTAAGATCAAATACATTGCAGCCGTAGTAGTGCTGGTGTCACTAGCTAGCCTAGATAAAGGCAACGCGGGCGGCGAAATTGCGCACCTTGGCGGCGCTCTACTAGGCTTCCTATACATCAAGCAATTGCAACGAGGCCGCGACTTGGGCACACCCGTGCAAGCCATTGGCGACTGGGTTGGAGCTTTGCTTTCGGGGCGACCGCGCTTGCGCGTAACTCACCGCGGCGGCAGCACAACGGCTTCCGCCAAGAAAGGCCCCATGCCGAAGCCCGAGCAAAACGACATCGACAACATTCTGGATAAAATTTCGCGCTCTGGCTACGAAAGCCTTTCCAAAGACGAAAAGCAAAAGCTATTCCGAGCCAGCCAAAAGTAA
- a CDS encoding macro domain-containing protein: MHFHFIDVNQEITDAWQRVFADIDQVTVRHGSIFDYPCDAIVSPANSFGFMNGGIDFAISKHLGWHLEKDLQRIIREQFYGELLVGQATILPTGSPLFPYLISAPTMRTPMTITRGPNVYHCMKALLLLIEHGMLPTGEPVKSKIQIIAIPGLGTGVGQVRPLVCARQMRIAWEDVMHQKYATKAGWEELRSNYAYFYTHNESDIKYNIK, encoded by the coding sequence ATGCACTTTCACTTTATTGACGTTAACCAAGAAATTACGGATGCCTGGCAGCGAGTATTTGCCGACATCGACCAAGTAACAGTCCGGCACGGTTCCATCTTCGACTACCCGTGCGACGCCATCGTCAGTCCGGCCAACAGCTTCGGCTTCATGAATGGCGGTATCGATTTTGCGATTTCCAAACACCTAGGCTGGCACCTCGAAAAAGATTTGCAGCGCATTATCCGTGAGCAATTCTATGGAGAGTTATTAGTGGGGCAAGCCACCATTTTACCCACAGGTAGTCCCTTGTTTCCCTACCTGATTTCGGCGCCTACTATGCGCACACCCATGACCATTACGCGTGGGCCCAACGTGTATCATTGTATGAAAGCGCTATTGCTTCTGATAGAGCACGGCATGTTGCCTACTGGTGAGCCAGTAAAATCAAAAATTCAGATTATTGCCATTCCGGGTCTTGGCACCGGGGTCGGACAGGTACGGCCGCTGGTGTGTGCCCGCCAAATGCGCATTGCTTGGGAAGATGTGATGCATCAGAAGTACGCCACCAAAGCTGGTTGGGAAGAGTTGCGCTCCAACTACGCTTACTTCTATACCCACAACGAGTCGGATATAAAGTACAACATCAAGTAA
- a CDS encoding OstA-like protein translates to MVSLPLLATAQRKSTTQPTPARGQRIELLPGTAQLSGGKFNGVEIRKLIGNVSFRQGTTLLYCDSAYQYIGRNDLEAFSNVRIIQNDTITITGDRATYDGDTRKARMIGNVTMRDPRMTLTTNLLDYDLTTNLAYYSTGGHIVDPENTLDSQYGYYNTTSKIFSFKRDVKVLTKDNTIDTDTLQYNTVTKVAYFFGPTRLTDRQNQTLYAENGVHNTITGVSTFQRNAKVETPNYLLTGDKLVYDQAQKYGVATGHVSMTSKKDNVVIRGDVGRYWRLQGRVKVYGSPVMRNISGKDTLYLAADTLISQEGKAPLNNAGVIYAFPKTKIFRTDLQGRCDSLTYNRLDSIIYLNKNPILWNNQNQLTSDSMEIRQRKGKVDQMRLYARAFIIGQDTLLNFNQVKGRRMIAYFQGNSIKKVDVLGNAESIYYALEGDTAVSGMNKALSATMVLRFAESKLQTISFLTNPDASFIPPHELKPEDEKLKDFSWRPTERPTRRAVLGKHFALPVKVKTKAKPKGKAKTKSAPKTTPKPVVKPVSKPAAARVTTPAGATPPLPVKK, encoded by the coding sequence TTGGTTTCACTTCCGTTGCTGGCTACGGCTCAACGCAAGTCAACCACCCAACCCACGCCTGCTAGAGGCCAACGAATCGAGCTATTGCCAGGCACGGCACAACTCTCGGGAGGCAAGTTTAATGGCGTTGAAATCCGCAAGCTGATTGGCAACGTGAGCTTTCGGCAGGGCACCACGCTGCTCTACTGCGACTCGGCCTATCAGTATATTGGTAGAAACGACTTGGAAGCGTTCAGCAACGTGCGCATCATTCAGAACGACACGATTACTATCACCGGCGACCGGGCTACTTATGATGGGGACACCCGCAAAGCCCGCATGATTGGCAACGTGACCATGCGCGACCCCCGCATGACCCTCACCACCAATCTGCTCGACTACGACCTCACCACGAACCTAGCCTACTACAGCACCGGTGGCCACATTGTTGACCCCGAAAACACGCTCGACAGCCAATACGGCTACTACAACACCACCAGCAAGATCTTTAGCTTCAAGCGCGACGTGAAGGTGCTCACCAAAGACAACACCATCGATACCGATACGCTGCAGTACAATACCGTAACAAAGGTGGCGTACTTCTTTGGACCCACGCGCCTAACGGACCGGCAAAACCAGACGCTCTACGCCGAAAATGGGGTGCACAATACTATTACCGGGGTATCAACATTTCAGCGCAACGCCAAAGTTGAAACGCCCAACTACCTGCTGACTGGCGACAAACTGGTGTATGACCAAGCCCAAAAGTACGGGGTAGCCACGGGGCACGTCTCGATGACCTCGAAGAAAGATAATGTGGTGATACGCGGCGACGTGGGGCGCTATTGGCGACTGCAAGGCCGCGTGAAGGTGTACGGCTCGCCGGTGATGCGCAACATATCGGGCAAAGACACGCTGTACTTAGCGGCCGACACCCTCATCAGCCAGGAAGGCAAGGCGCCTCTCAACAATGCCGGGGTTATATATGCCTTCCCGAAAACCAAAATATTCCGTACCGACCTGCAAGGCCGTTGTGACTCGCTGACTTACAACCGGCTAGATTCTATCATCTATCTCAACAAAAACCCGATCCTCTGGAACAACCAAAACCAGCTTACCTCCGACAGCATGGAAATCCGGCAGCGCAAGGGTAAGGTTGACCAGATGCGGCTTTACGCCAGAGCGTTTATCATCGGGCAAGACACGCTGCTGAACTTCAACCAAGTGAAGGGACGCCGGATGATTGCTTACTTCCAGGGCAACTCCATAAAAAAAGTGGACGTGCTTGGCAACGCGGAGAGCATCTACTATGCTCTTGAGGGTGACACCGCCGTGAGTGGCATGAACAAAGCTCTATCAGCCACAATGGTATTGCGCTTTGCCGAAAGCAAGCTGCAGACCATCAGCTTTCTGACCAACCCCGATGCCAGCTTTATTCCGCCCCATGAGCTAAAGCCCGAAGACGAGAAACTCAAAGATTTCAGCTGGCGCCCCACGGAACGACCGACCCGCCGGGCCGTGTTAGGCAAGCACTTTGCCTTGCCCGTGAAAGTTAAAACTAAAGCGAAACCGAAGGGAAAAGCGAAAACGAAATCAGCACCGAAAACCACTCCTAAACCGGTAGTAAAGCCTGTTTCCAAGCCTGCTGCAGCTCGTGTTACTACACCTGCAGGTGCTACGCCGCCGCTGCCAGTTAAAAAATAG